From Micromonospora sp. NBC_01699, a single genomic window includes:
- a CDS encoding bifunctional 3'-5' exonuclease/DNA polymerase yields the protein MSEGPGRIASVLVAVIPDEGGGGEWQPLRADGSPAGAAEPVADLAAAIAEREAGERPRWVWPSTAASYPALRRAGVRVDRCHDIELTEALLLGHAGRWGEPRSLAAARARLSGAPVPADPAPRAATPPGNAQAALFEPVSQTPAMGLDALVAVYADQHARIEATAEPGRFRLLVAAESAGALIAVEMAADGLPWRGDVHDELLLELLGEPSPVGGPPRRLVELSAGIAAAFGVRQLHAESPAEVQRAFARAGIELPNTRAWVLRGVDHPAVPLLLEYKELYRIWTAHGWAWRDTWVHGGRFRPEYVPAGVVSGRWATRGGGALQIPKVVRRAVRADPGWRFVVADAGQLEPRVLAAVSGDARLAAAGGAGDLYAALAQDSFDGDRARAKLALLGAMYGQTGGSAIPALAVLRRSYPTAFEYVESAARTGEAGGLVRSWLGRTCPPSSIGLREDGEGADFEVRAEADPFGPRARAAARSRGRFTRNFVIQATAAEWALTLLAILRGGLAGTAAQLVFFQHDEVLVHCPEEQAAEVVELVRAASDRAGRLLFGDTRVRFPVDVSVVDCYADAA from the coding sequence ATGTCGGAGGGGCCGGGCAGAATCGCCTCCGTGCTGGTGGCGGTGATACCCGACGAGGGCGGCGGGGGCGAGTGGCAGCCCCTGCGTGCGGACGGCAGCCCGGCCGGGGCGGCCGAGCCGGTGGCCGACCTGGCCGCCGCGATCGCCGAGCGCGAGGCCGGGGAACGTCCGCGCTGGGTCTGGCCGTCGACCGCCGCGAGCTATCCGGCGCTGCGGCGGGCCGGCGTACGCGTCGACCGCTGTCACGACATCGAGCTGACCGAGGCGCTGCTGCTGGGTCACGCCGGCCGGTGGGGCGAGCCGCGCTCGCTCGCCGCCGCTCGGGCCCGGCTGTCCGGGGCACCGGTGCCCGCCGACCCGGCGCCGAGGGCGGCCACCCCGCCGGGCAACGCACAGGCCGCGCTCTTCGAGCCGGTTTCGCAGACCCCGGCGATGGGCCTGGACGCGCTGGTCGCGGTCTACGCCGACCAGCATGCGCGGATCGAGGCGACCGCCGAACCGGGCCGGTTCCGCCTGCTTGTCGCGGCCGAGTCGGCCGGGGCGCTGATCGCGGTCGAGATGGCCGCCGACGGGCTGCCGTGGCGCGGCGACGTGCACGACGAACTGCTGCTGGAGCTGCTCGGTGAGCCGTCGCCGGTCGGTGGGCCGCCGCGCCGGTTGGTCGAGCTGTCGGCCGGGATCGCCGCGGCGTTCGGGGTCCGGCAGCTGCACGCCGAGTCCCCGGCCGAGGTGCAACGCGCCTTCGCCCGCGCCGGGATCGAGCTGCCGAACACCCGGGCCTGGGTGCTGCGCGGGGTGGACCACCCGGCCGTGCCGCTGCTGTTGGAGTACAAGGAGCTGTACCGGATCTGGACCGCGCACGGCTGGGCCTGGCGGGACACCTGGGTGCACGGCGGGCGGTTCCGGCCGGAGTACGTTCCGGCCGGTGTCGTCTCCGGCCGCTGGGCCACCCGGGGCGGGGGAGCGTTGCAGATCCCCAAGGTGGTCCGGCGGGCGGTGCGGGCCGATCCGGGCTGGCGGTTCGTGGTCGCCGACGCCGGCCAGCTGGAGCCGAGGGTGCTTGCCGCGGTCTCCGGTGACGCCCGGCTGGCCGCCGCCGGTGGCGCCGGTGACCTCTACGCCGCGCTGGCCCAGGACTCGTTCGACGGTGACCGGGCCAGGGCGAAGCTCGCCCTGCTCGGCGCCATGTACGGCCAGACCGGTGGGTCCGCCATCCCGGCGTTGGCGGTGCTGCGGCGCAGCTACCCGACCGCCTTCGAGTATGTGGAGAGCGCGGCGCGCACCGGGGAGGCGGGTGGGCTGGTGCGGTCGTGGCTCGGCCGGACCTGCCCGCCGTCGTCGATCGGGCTGCGCGAGGACGGCGAGGGCGCGGACTTCGAGGTGCGGGCCGAGGCCGACCCGTTCGGCCCCCGGGCCCGGGCCGCCGCCCGCTCGCGGGGCCGGTTCACCCGCAACTTCGTCATCCAGGCGACCGCCGCCGAGTGGGCGCTGACCCTGCTCGCGATCCTGCGTGGGGGGCTCGCCGGCACCGCCGCCCAACTGGTCTTCTTCCAGCATGACGAGGTGCTGGTGCACTGTCCCGAGGAGCAGGCGGCCGAGGTGGTGGAGCTGGTCCGGGCGGCGTCGGACCGGGCCGGGCGGTTGCTGTTCGGGGACACCCGGGTCCGCTTCCCGGTCGACGTTTCGGTGGTTGATTGCTACGCTGACGCGGCGTAG
- a CDS encoding carbohydrate ABC transporter permease: MGTQLTTTRTDQPDGPGSRPLPPVEKPRRGKGTDRSGASLLNGVGHLALFFWAVIVVVPIIWVFLASFKNTTEIFSSPWTLPAELRWENWGRAWTKAHVGRYFLNSVLVVSCATFLTMLLGSMAAYVLARYKFWGNRFIYYLFVSGLAFPVFLALVPLFFVVRNLGLLDTYTGLVLVYTAYSLPFTVFFLVAFFRTLPNSVAEAAMIDGASHTRLFFQVMMPMAKPGLISVTIFNIIGQWAQYQLPLVLVSSAKDKWVLTQGIADISVNAGYEADWSGLFAALTIAILPMIIVYAIFQRQIQSGLTAGTGK, translated from the coding sequence ATGGGTACACAGCTGACCACGACCAGGACCGACCAGCCGGACGGTCCCGGCTCCCGACCCCTCCCGCCGGTGGAGAAGCCCCGACGAGGCAAGGGGACCGACCGGAGCGGGGCGAGCCTGCTCAACGGCGTGGGCCACCTGGCGCTGTTCTTCTGGGCAGTGATCGTGGTGGTGCCGATCATCTGGGTCTTCCTTGCCTCGTTCAAGAACACCACGGAGATCTTCAGTAGCCCCTGGACCCTGCCGGCGGAACTGCGCTGGGAGAACTGGGGGCGGGCCTGGACCAAGGCGCACGTCGGCCGTTACTTCCTGAACAGCGTGCTCGTGGTCAGCTGCGCCACCTTCCTGACCATGCTGCTCGGTTCGATGGCCGCGTACGTGCTGGCCCGGTACAAGTTCTGGGGCAACCGGTTCATCTACTACCTGTTCGTCTCCGGCCTGGCCTTCCCGGTCTTCCTGGCCCTGGTGCCGCTCTTCTTCGTGGTGCGCAACCTGGGGCTGCTGGACACGTACACCGGTCTGGTGCTGGTGTACACCGCGTACTCGTTGCCGTTCACCGTCTTCTTCCTGGTCGCCTTCTTCCGTACCCTGCCGAACTCGGTGGCCGAGGCGGCGATGATCGACGGCGCGTCGCACACCCGGCTGTTCTTCCAAGTCATGATGCCGATGGCGAAACCCGGTCTGATCAGCGTGACGATCTTCAACATCATCGGTCAGTGGGCGCAGTACCAGCTACCGCTGGTGCTCGTCTCCAGTGCCAAGGACAAGTGGGTGCTCACCCAGGGCATCGCCGACATCTCGGTCAACGCCGGGTACGAGGCTGACTGGTCCGGCCTGTTCGCCGCGCTCACCATCGCCATCCTGCCCATGATCATCGTGTACGCGATCTTCCAGCGACAGATCCAGTCCGGCCTGACCGCCGGCACGGGCAAGTAG
- a CDS encoding SIS domain-containing protein produces MISMQGYADAFRPVLDRLLDTQVDGVGRAADLIADSLRGDGVLQAFGAGHSEAFAAELVARAGGLVPTNQLSLSDLVLFGDAAPEVLVDPKLERDPTIAHQIYALAAPQPRDVFVVASQSGINGSVVELARLVKERGHDLIAVTSVEHTARVAPRHPSGQRLADIADVVLDNGAPYGDALLPLDGGGAVCAVSSVTTALLAQMLTAEVVRRFHVVGEVPPIYRSANVPGGDEHNTALESRYAGRIRRTA; encoded by the coding sequence ATGATCAGCATGCAGGGGTACGCCGACGCGTTCCGCCCGGTGCTCGACCGGCTGCTGGACACGCAGGTCGACGGGGTGGGTCGGGCGGCCGACCTGATCGCCGACAGCCTGCGCGGCGACGGCGTGCTCCAGGCGTTCGGCGCCGGCCACTCCGAGGCGTTCGCGGCCGAACTGGTCGCCCGCGCCGGCGGTCTGGTGCCGACCAACCAGCTCTCGCTGAGCGACCTGGTCCTGTTCGGGGACGCGGCACCGGAGGTGCTGGTCGACCCGAAACTCGAACGCGACCCCACCATCGCCCACCAGATCTACGCGCTCGCGGCGCCCCAGCCGCGCGACGTGTTCGTGGTGGCGTCCCAGTCCGGCATCAACGGCTCGGTCGTCGAGCTGGCGAGGCTGGTGAAAGAACGCGGTCACGACCTGATCGCGGTCACCTCGGTCGAGCACACGGCACGGGTCGCTCCACGGCACCCATCCGGTCAACGGCTCGCCGACATCGCCGACGTCGTGCTGGACAATGGCGCGCCGTACGGTGACGCACTGCTGCCGCTTGACGGCGGCGGCGCGGTCTGTGCGGTCTCCTCGGTCACCACCGCGCTGCTGGCGCAGATGTTGACCGCGGAGGTCGTACGACGGTTCCACGTCGTGGGAGAGGTACCCCCAATTTACCGATCCGCGAACGTCCCCGGCGGGGACGAGCACAACACCGCCCTGGAGTCGCGGTACGCCGGACGTATCCGGCGAACCGCCTGA
- the ngcE gene encoding N-acetylglucosamine/diacetylchitobiose ABC transporter substrate-binding protein, translated as MSVTPDSPSDLSRRVVLQRAAAAGLLAVPAAGLLSACATGGDDETQEQSEGTKSAENPFGVKEDAALEVVIFNGGYGDKYATDVHEPLYKAKFPKATIKHEASQAISTVLQPRFAAGNPPEFVNNSGEKSLDFGALVADGQLQDLTELWDAPSVDDPSKKVRDTVVPGTIDVGTFNGKPYVLNYVSTVFGLWYSGKLFKDNGWAPAKTWEEFTALLDKIKAKGITPFGYAGANAPYYVWNVILTHAAKIGGPDVLKNIDNLEDGAWTAEPVKQAAAAWAEIGAKYLDKSFEGLKHTDVQLLQNQYKVGFYPSGDWLENEQAKDTPPGFEYQMMPLPSLTASDKLPAGAVRATAAEGYFVSAKSANPRGALEYMRQMLSTAGAKGFTEVVKSATVVTSGSAGYAFPPGVASSQAALAAAGPNVVNLFFDGWYKELDTEARTATNELMFGRIKADAFCDRIQKKADAIKKDASVTKFKR; from the coding sequence ATGTCTGTAACCCCCGACAGTCCGTCGGATCTCAGCCGCCGCGTCGTACTACAGCGGGCGGCGGCGGCTGGCCTGCTCGCCGTTCCGGCGGCCGGCCTGCTCAGCGCCTGCGCCACCGGCGGTGACGACGAGACGCAGGAGCAGAGCGAGGGCACCAAGAGCGCCGAGAACCCCTTCGGCGTCAAGGAGGACGCCGCGCTTGAGGTGGTCATCTTCAACGGTGGCTATGGCGACAAGTACGCCACCGACGTGCACGAGCCGCTCTACAAGGCGAAGTTCCCGAAGGCGACCATCAAGCACGAGGCCAGCCAGGCCATCTCCACCGTGCTCCAGCCCCGGTTCGCCGCCGGCAACCCGCCGGAGTTCGTCAACAACTCCGGTGAGAAGTCGCTGGACTTCGGCGCCCTGGTCGCCGACGGTCAGCTCCAGGACCTGACCGAGCTGTGGGACGCCCCGTCGGTGGACGACCCGTCGAAGAAGGTCCGGGACACGGTCGTTCCCGGCACCATCGACGTCGGTACGTTCAACGGCAAGCCGTACGTGCTCAACTACGTCTCCACCGTGTTCGGCCTCTGGTACTCCGGCAAGCTGTTCAAGGACAACGGTTGGGCTCCCGCCAAGACCTGGGAGGAGTTCACCGCGCTGCTCGACAAGATCAAGGCCAAGGGCATCACCCCGTTCGGCTACGCCGGTGCGAACGCGCCGTACTACGTCTGGAACGTGATCCTCACCCACGCCGCCAAGATCGGCGGGCCGGACGTACTGAAGAACATCGACAACCTTGAGGACGGCGCCTGGACGGCCGAGCCGGTCAAGCAGGCCGCGGCGGCCTGGGCCGAGATCGGCGCCAAGTACCTGGACAAGAGCTTCGAGGGGCTCAAGCACACCGACGTGCAGCTGCTCCAGAACCAGTACAAGGTCGGCTTCTACCCCAGCGGTGACTGGCTGGAGAACGAGCAGGCCAAGGACACCCCGCCCGGCTTCGAGTACCAGATGATGCCGTTGCCGAGCCTGACCGCGTCGGACAAGCTGCCGGCCGGTGCGGTCCGGGCCACCGCGGCCGAGGGCTACTTCGTCTCGGCCAAGAGCGCGAACCCGCGCGGCGCGCTGGAGTACATGCGTCAGATGCTCTCCACCGCCGGTGCCAAGGGCTTCACCGAGGTGGTCAAGTCCGCTACGGTCGTGACCTCCGGCTCCGCCGGTTACGCGTTCCCGCCCGGCGTGGCCAGCTCGCAGGCCGCGCTCGCCGCCGCCGGCCCGAACGTGGTGAACCTGTTCTTCGACGGCTGGTACAAGGAGCTGGACACCGAAGCCCGGACCGCGACCAACGAGCTGATGTTCGGTCGGATCAAGGCCGACGCGTTCTGCGACCGGATCCAGAAGAAGGCGGACGCGATCAAGAAGGACGCTTCCGTCACCAAGTTCAAGCGCTGA
- a CDS encoding MurR/RpiR family transcriptional regulator, giving the protein MVDHEVDTAARTAVVDAEAFDRRLAAGLSPSDSVLVRVRSRLPEFTGALQRVAEQVLADPEAAARATIVELAERSGTSPATVTRFCRAMGFEGYADLRLGIAAETGRARSAGWTVDIGREIQPGDPLERVLGQIMAADTQAMHDTATLLDLREVERAAEAIAAATRVNIFGASGSALVGAEMQFSLHRIGVAAWSWHDVHEGLASAALLRDGDVALGISHTGETRETIEMLAEAGSHGATTVALTSFPRSPLAELADIVLLTASQATTFRPDALSARHPQLVVLDLLYIAVAQRTHDRAHSAFQRTARAVGGHKAAKEVRG; this is encoded by the coding sequence ATGGTCGATCACGAGGTGGACACCGCCGCGCGCACTGCGGTGGTCGACGCCGAGGCGTTCGACCGGCGACTTGCCGCCGGACTCTCCCCGAGCGACAGCGTCCTGGTCCGGGTCCGCTCCCGGCTGCCGGAGTTCACCGGCGCCCTGCAACGGGTCGCCGAACAGGTGCTCGCCGACCCGGAGGCCGCCGCCCGCGCCACCATCGTCGAACTGGCCGAACGCAGCGGCACCTCGCCGGCCACGGTCACCCGGTTCTGCCGGGCGATGGGCTTCGAGGGCTACGCCGACCTGCGGCTGGGCATCGCCGCCGAGACCGGTCGGGCGCGCTCGGCCGGCTGGACGGTCGACATCGGCCGGGAGATCCAGCCCGGCGACCCGCTGGAGCGGGTGCTCGGCCAGATCATGGCCGCCGACACCCAGGCCATGCACGACACCGCCACGCTGCTCGACCTGCGCGAGGTCGAGCGGGCCGCCGAGGCGATCGCCGCCGCCACCCGGGTGAACATCTTCGGCGCGAGCGGCAGTGCCCTGGTCGGCGCCGAGATGCAGTTCAGCCTGCACCGCATCGGGGTGGCCGCTTGGTCCTGGCACGACGTGCACGAGGGGCTGGCCAGTGCCGCCCTGCTGCGCGACGGCGACGTCGCGCTGGGCATCTCGCACACCGGTGAGACCCGGGAGACGATCGAGATGCTGGCCGAGGCGGGCAGCCACGGCGCGACCACCGTCGCGCTGACCAGCTTCCCCCGCTCGCCGCTGGCGGAGCTGGCCGACATCGTGCTGCTCACCGCCAGCCAGGCCACCACCTTCCGCCCGGACGCGCTCTCCGCACGGCACCCGCAGCTGGTCGTCCTCGACCTGCTCTACATAGCGGTCGCCCAGCGGACCCACGACCGTGCCCACTCGGCGTTCCAGCGGACCGCGCGGGCGGTCGGCGGGCACAAGGCGGCAAAGGAGGTACGGGGATGA
- a CDS encoding peptidase inhibitor family I36 protein yields MIVLLSGTATAAAAHATADGATVLAAWDCPAGNLCVWNGYDGTGSRCSWSDADNDWGAAPVTCSWAPYNKVKSIYNRGQSTSFLGVMLYTSANYPSAGIWGCEAQGSSFSFISGISDGVWLASHRWTNSFPYCT; encoded by the coding sequence ATGATTGTGCTCTTAAGCGGAACCGCGACGGCCGCGGCCGCTCACGCGACGGCCGATGGCGCTACGGTTCTGGCGGCCTGGGACTGCCCTGCCGGCAATCTTTGCGTCTGGAACGGATATGACGGCACGGGATCCCGTTGTAGCTGGTCGGACGCGGACAACGACTGGGGTGCCGCCCCGGTTACCTGTTCGTGGGCGCCGTACAACAAAGTAAAGTCCATCTACAACCGTGGGCAGAGCACCTCCTTCCTGGGGGTGATGCTTTACACAAGTGCCAATTACCCCTCTGCCGGTATCTGGGGTTGCGAAGCCCAAGGCAGTTCGTTCTCCTTCATTTCGGGCATTAGCGACGGGGTCTGGTTGGCGTCACATCGTTGGACCAATAGTTTCCCGTACTGTACCTGA
- the pdxR gene encoding MocR-like pyridoxine biosynthesis transcription factor PdxR, whose product MEVAIRLDRTEGLTRQVYAQLRDAVLDGRLRPAEALPSSRALAEQLKVSRNTVTTAYERLVAEGFLTGRAGAGTFVNALPLGESAVPRSPFGPLTPRAVWSPLPVPPDFAEVPEFDFRVGAPDARLFPYAAWRRLLTNQFQPSAVGTGLPAEPAGHVGLRTLIAHHLRTARTIEAHPQDVLVTSGAQQALDLIGRVLLEPGATAAVEEPGYAPPRLVWESQGIRVTGVPVDDQGLIVDALPTDARLVYVTPSHQYPTGVALSLQRRIELLAWARRHDAAIVEDDYDSEFRYTEQQLEPLHSLDRSGRVLYVGSFSKVLLPTLRLGFLLHPPSIRHALHAAKFVTDWHTNLPIQAAMAEFIKQGMYAQHLRRVRRVYRQRHERITAALAGPLSAHLTAVPSSVGLHLSAIVRGASASDAVIRARAAGVGVASFPEIAMAAADAPGIAFGYGMIDTHRIDQGLDRLHRCLDND is encoded by the coding sequence ATGGAGGTAGCTATCCGGCTGGACCGCACAGAAGGTCTGACGCGACAGGTCTATGCGCAGCTGCGCGACGCCGTGTTGGACGGGCGGCTGCGTCCGGCCGAGGCGCTGCCATCCAGCCGGGCACTGGCCGAGCAGCTCAAGGTTTCACGCAACACGGTGACGACCGCCTATGAGCGGCTGGTCGCCGAGGGCTTTCTGACCGGGCGGGCCGGTGCCGGGACCTTCGTCAATGCTCTGCCCCTCGGGGAGTCGGCGGTGCCTCGGTCGCCGTTCGGCCCTCTCACTCCGCGCGCGGTTTGGTCGCCGCTGCCGGTCCCGCCCGACTTCGCCGAAGTACCAGAGTTCGACTTCCGGGTCGGCGCGCCCGACGCGCGGCTGTTCCCGTACGCAGCCTGGCGCCGGCTGCTGACCAACCAGTTTCAGCCGTCGGCCGTGGGCACCGGATTGCCCGCCGAGCCGGCCGGCCACGTCGGACTCCGTACCCTGATCGCCCATCACCTGCGCACGGCCCGGACCATCGAGGCGCATCCGCAGGATGTGCTGGTCACCTCCGGCGCGCAGCAGGCGCTCGACCTGATCGGGCGAGTGCTGCTCGAACCTGGCGCCACAGCAGCGGTCGAGGAACCCGGCTACGCACCGCCGAGACTCGTGTGGGAGTCCCAGGGCATCCGAGTGACCGGCGTCCCGGTCGACGACCAGGGCCTGATTGTCGATGCGCTGCCCACGGACGCGCGGCTCGTCTACGTGACGCCGTCCCACCAGTACCCGACCGGCGTGGCCTTGTCGCTACAGCGCCGCATCGAACTGCTCGCGTGGGCGCGACGACACGACGCAGCCATCGTCGAGGACGACTACGACAGCGAGTTCCGCTACACCGAACAGCAGCTTGAGCCGCTGCACAGCCTCGACCGCAGCGGCCGGGTCCTCTACGTCGGTTCTTTCTCCAAAGTCCTGCTCCCCACCCTGCGGCTAGGCTTCCTGCTTCATCCGCCGTCGATACGCCACGCCCTGCACGCCGCCAAATTCGTCACCGACTGGCACACCAACCTGCCCATTCAGGCCGCCATGGCGGAATTCATCAAGCAAGGCATGTACGCCCAGCACCTGCGTCGGGTCCGCCGCGTTTACCGCCAGCGCCACGAACGCATCACGGCGGCGCTCGCCGGCCCCCTGTCGGCGCACCTCACGGCCGTGCCGTCTTCGGTCGGCCTGCACCTCAGCGCGATAGTGCGGGGAGCCTCCGCCTCTGACGCGGTCATCCGGGCCAGGGCGGCCGGGGTCGGTGTAGCGAGCTTCCCGGAAATCGCTATGGCGGCCGCCGATGCGCCGGGCATCGCTTTCGGGTACGGCATGATCGACACGCACCGCATCGACCAAGGCCTGGACAGGCTTCATCGATGTCTGGACAACGATTAG
- a CDS encoding DUF397 domain-containing protein yields the protein MDVPTYEVATNLPGVVGVRDSKDPDGPALTFAPADWARFARLVK from the coding sequence ATCGACGTACCCACTTATGAAGTCGCCACCAACCTCCCCGGCGTCGTTGGCGTCCGGGACAGCAAGGACCCGGACGGCCCCGCGCTGACGTTCGCTCCGGCGGACTGGGCCCGGTTCGCCCGGCTGGTGAAGTAG
- a CDS encoding carbohydrate ABC transporter permease, whose protein sequence is MRHGKYPFVIGFLAAPVLLYSVFVIAPYAQAFQISMTSWRGFSAPKWVGFDNYRLLAEDNRFWQAIQHHLVLLLALPLITIAIALFFSFMLNVAGKSSGGKRSGVWGSKFYRVVFFFPQVLAVAIIAVLFQTVYRPNESGLINGVLMKIGLDPILFLVNPNIALWSILGVLVWQAVGFYVVLFSAGIASIPGEIYEAAEMDGATRVTLFFRVTLPLLWDTLQVAWVYLGIAAFDAFAIVSVLSVDNGGPDGATTVLGLEIYRNAFTYSKFGYASAMGVALFFLTITFAVFTLRVTKRESVEY, encoded by the coding sequence ATGCGGCACGGCAAGTATCCATTCGTGATCGGCTTCCTGGCCGCTCCGGTGCTGTTGTACTCGGTCTTCGTGATCGCCCCGTACGCCCAGGCGTTCCAGATCTCGATGACCAGCTGGAGGGGATTCTCTGCCCCGAAGTGGGTGGGCTTCGACAACTATCGACTGTTGGCCGAGGACAACCGCTTCTGGCAGGCGATCCAGCATCACCTGGTACTACTGCTCGCCCTGCCGCTGATCACCATCGCCATCGCCCTGTTCTTCTCGTTCATGCTCAACGTGGCGGGAAAGAGCAGCGGAGGCAAGCGGTCGGGGGTCTGGGGATCGAAGTTCTACCGGGTGGTGTTCTTCTTTCCCCAGGTCCTCGCCGTGGCGATCATCGCGGTGCTGTTCCAGACGGTCTACCGGCCGAACGAGTCCGGTCTGATCAACGGCGTACTGATGAAGATCGGCCTGGATCCCATCCTGTTCCTGGTCAACCCCAACATCGCGCTCTGGTCGATCCTCGGGGTGCTGGTCTGGCAGGCGGTCGGCTTCTACGTGGTGCTCTTCTCGGCCGGCATCGCGTCGATTCCGGGTGAGATCTACGAGGCCGCCGAGATGGACGGGGCCACGCGGGTCACGCTCTTCTTCCGGGTGACCCTGCCGTTGCTCTGGGACACCCTCCAGGTCGCCTGGGTCTACCTGGGCATCGCGGCGTTCGACGCGTTCGCGATCGTGTCGGTGCTCTCGGTCGACAACGGCGGTCCGGACGGGGCGACCACCGTCCTGGGGCTGGAGATCTACCGCAACGCCTTCACCTACTCCAAGTTCGGGTACGCCTCGGCGATGGGTGTGGCGCTGTTCTTCCTGACCATCACCTTCGCAGTGTTCACGCTGCGGGTAACCAAGCGGGAAAGCGTCGAGTACTGA
- a CDS encoding IS630 family transposase, with protein sequence MGRRPEVFVRDLSMAEGQRLQRITRTAKDPVRLRRAIVVLMSAQGQPAPDIAHLLKATDDYVRQVIHAFNERGFDALNPKRSGGTPNKIDEQTRAWICAIARCDPRFLGQPFSCWSLPKLRDYLITAGRVTTISVETVRRILHERGVSWQTTKTWKASTDPEFTAKMRRILDLYDHPPPGSRVICVDEFGALNLQPRPGRAWQPRGQPVRLRATYHRDHGVRHMIASLDLTTGKIHYRIRDRKRSIEFLDFLKTLRRRWPGQTLHLILDHFSPHKHPSVRAWCQDNDVDLAFLPTYSSWLNWIEAEFAALRYFALNGTDHRTHTEQDTAIGDYIRWRNHHAKPKTGYAINSKIRHPDYPFKAA encoded by the coding sequence ATGGGCAGACGCCCGGAAGTGTTCGTGCGGGATCTGTCGATGGCCGAGGGTCAGCGGTTGCAGCGGATCACTCGGACGGCGAAGGACCCGGTCAGGCTGCGCCGGGCGATCGTGGTGCTGATGTCGGCGCAGGGCCAGCCAGCCCCGGACATCGCGCATCTGCTCAAGGCCACCGATGACTACGTACGCCAGGTGATCCACGCGTTCAACGAGCGGGGGTTCGACGCGCTGAACCCAAAACGGAGCGGGGGCACACCGAACAAGATCGATGAGCAGACCCGAGCCTGGATCTGCGCGATCGCCCGGTGTGACCCCCGTTTCCTGGGCCAGCCGTTCTCCTGCTGGTCACTGCCCAAGCTGCGCGACTACCTCATCACCGCCGGGCGGGTCACGACGATCAGCGTCGAGACGGTACGGCGGATCCTGCACGAGCGCGGTGTGTCGTGGCAGACGACGAAGACCTGGAAGGCCAGCACCGACCCCGAGTTCACGGCCAAGATGCGCCGGATCCTGGACCTCTACGACCACCCGCCACCCGGAAGCCGGGTGATCTGCGTAGACGAGTTCGGAGCGCTGAACCTGCAACCACGCCCGGGCAGGGCCTGGCAGCCGCGGGGTCAGCCGGTCCGGCTGCGCGCCACCTACCACCGTGACCACGGCGTCCGACACATGATCGCCAGCCTCGACCTGACCACCGGGAAGATCCACTACCGGATCCGGGACCGGAAACGGTCGATCGAGTTCCTCGACTTCCTCAAGACCCTGCGCCGCCGCTGGCCCGGCCAGACACTGCACCTGATCCTCGACCACTTCTCACCGCACAAGCATCCGAGCGTGCGCGCCTGGTGCCAGGACAACGACGTCGACCTGGCGTTTCTACCGACCTACAGTTCCTGGCTGAACTGGATCGAGGCCGAGTTCGCAGCCCTGCGCTACTTCGCGCTCAACGGCACCGACCACCGCACCCACACCGAGCAGGACACCGCGATCGGCGACTACATCCGCTGGCGTAACCACCACGCCAAACCGAAGACCGGATACGCCATCAACTCCAAGATCCGGCACCCCGATTACCCCTTCAAGGCCGCATGA